Part of the Cellulomonas hominis genome, GGTACTCGTTCTCGATCGACGCCGAGGGGCACATCACCGAGGAGCGGATGGGCGAGGCGTTCATGGGCCTGCACCGGGTCTGCCCGCACGTGCGGTACCTCGGCTCGTACCCGCGGGCGGACGGGGTCGCGGCGGACGTGCACATCGGCACGGCGGACCCGGACTTCCGGACCGCGCGCGAGTGGCTGCGCTCGGTCCGCGGCGGCGAGAGCGTCTAGCTCGCTGTCCGGCCTCAGGCCTGCGCGACCCGGACCACGAGCGCAGCGGGCTCGACCCGGGCGGACAGCTCGGTCACCTGGCCGAGGACGTCGCCGTCGACCTGGACGTACTCGCCGCCGGCCACCGACAGGTGCACCTCGCGGGCCCGGGCGTGGTCGATCCGGCCGATCTTCGCGGGCAGCTGGTTGCGCACGCCCACGCCCTGCAGCACGACCTCGCCGAGCAGCTGGGCCCAGCCGGCCACGCCGCCGCGGGTGTCGATCGCCGCGACGTCGAGCCAGCCGTCGTCCAGCACCGCGTCGGGCAGCAGGGTGATCCCGCCCGGCAGGCGCCCGCAGTTCCCGATGAGCAGGCTGCGGACCCGCGCGGGGGTCGCCGGCTCGTCGTCCAGGCGGACCACGGTGCGCAGCCGCCGGCCGTGCAGGTGCTTGATGCCGGCGACGAAGTAGGCGACCCAGCCGACCTTGGCCTTGAGCTGGTCGTCGGCGTCCGCGACCATCGCCGCGTCGAACCCGATGCCCGCGATGACCAGGAAGATGTGGTCGCGCGGCTGGTCGGTGTCGGCGGGCAGGTCGTCGGCCGCCTCGGCGATGTCGTCGTCCACGTCGGACTCGAAGCGCAGGACGCGCAGCCAGCCGACGTCGATCGTGCGGTCGGTGCCGTCCAGCGCGACCTGCAGCGCCGCCAGCGGGTCGCCGATCGGGATGTCGAGGTTGCGGGCCAGCAGGTTCCCGGTGCCGACCGGGATGAGGCCCATCGGGACGCCGGTGCCGACCAGCGCCTCGGCGACCGCGCGCACGGTGCCGTCGCCGCCGAGGGCCACCACGACGTCCGCGCCCCGGGCGACCGCGTCCTTGGTCTGCCCGATGCCGGGGTCCTCGGGGGTCGTCTCCAGCCAGAGCGGCTCGGGGAGGTACTGCTCGGCGCACGCCCGCCGGACGGTCGCGCGCAGGTCCGGGACGTCGGGCTTGGACGGGTTCGCGACGAAGGCGACCAGCGGCCGGCGCGGCTCCGGGTCCGCCTCGGAGGCGCCGGACGCCCCGACGGCGGGCGCCGGCACCGTCCCGAGGGCGCGGCCGAGCCGGCCCGCCCGGCGGTCGCCGGCGGTCACCCGCCGGGCCCCCACGGCGACCACCAGCGCGACGACGGACAGCACGACGGCGGCGACGGCCAGCCACCCCTCCCAGGTCATGCGACGAATCTACGCAGGGACCCGGCACCCGCGCGCGCCCGGTCACCCGCGGCGGGCCGGTGGGCGCGCCGCGGCGAGCGGGCGCGGGGGAGACCCGGGGGCGGGGTCGGTAGGCTCGGCGACGTGATCGATCTCAAGCTGCTGCGGCAGGACCCGGACGTCGTGCGCGCGAGCCAGGTGGCGCGCGGGGACGACCCGGGGCTGGTGGACCAGGTGCTCGACGCGGACGCCCGGCGCCGCGCCGCGCTGACCGACTTCGAGACGCTCCGCGCGGAGCAGAAGTCCCTCGGCAAGCAGGTCGCCTCCGCGCAGGGCGAGGAGAAGCAGGCCCTGCTCGCGAAGGCGAAGACCCTCGCGGAGCAGGTCAAGGCGCTGCAGGCCGACGCCGACGCCGCCGACGCGCTGGCCGCCGAGCTCGCCCGCCGGATCGGCAACGTCGTCGAGGACGGCGTCCCCGCGGGCGGCGAGGACGACTACGTCGTGCTCCGGCACGAGGGCACCCCGCGCGACTTCGCCGCCGAGTACGGCGCGGACTTCGCGGTCCGGGACCACCTGGAGCTCGGCGAGGGCCTCGCGGCCATCGACACCGAGCGCGGCGCGAAGGTCTCCGGCGCGCGGTTCTACTACCTCACCGGCATCGGCGCCCGCCTGGAGCTCGCCCTGCTCAACGCCGCGGTCGACCGCGCGCTGGCGGCCGGGTTCACCCCCGTCATCACGCCGACGCTGGTCAAGCCGGAGATCATGGCGGGCACCGGGTTCCTCGGCGCGCACGCCGACGAGATCTACCGGCTGGAGGCCGACGACCTGTACCTGGTCGGCACCAGCGAGGTCGCGCTCGCGGGCTACCACTCGGGCGAGATCCTCGACCTGTCGGGCGGCCCGCTGCGGTACGCCGGCTGGTCGGCCTGCTACCGGCGCGAGGCCGGGTCGTACGGCAAGGACACCCGCGGCATCATCCGGGTGCACCAGTTCCACAAGGTCGAGGCCTTCTCCTACACGACCGTCGAGGACGCCGCGGACGAGCACCGCCGCATCCTCGGCTGGGAGGAGGAGATGCTCGCGCTGGCGGGGCTGCCGTACCGGGTGATCGACACCGCGGCCGGCGACCTCGGGTCCAGCGCGGCGCGGAAGTTCGACTGCGAGGCGTGGCTGCCGAGCCAGCAGCGCTACCTGGAGCTCACCTCGACGTCGAACTGCACGACGTTCCAGGCCCGCCGCCTCGGCGTGCGGGAGCGCACCGCCGACGGCGAGGTCCGGCCGGTCGCGACCCTGAACGGCACGCTCGCGACGACCCGCTGGATCGTGGCGATCCTGGAGAACCACCAGCAGGCGGACGGCTCGGTGCGGGTGCCGGAGGGGCTGCGCCCGTACCTGGGCGGCCTGGAGGTGCTCGAGCCCACGACGCCCTCGGGAGGCGGATCGCGATGACCCACCCGCGCACCGTGGCGGGCACGCTCGTCGCGCTCGACGTCGACGGCACGCTGATGACCTACGACGGGGTCGTCTCGCCCGAGGTGCGCGCGTGCGTCGCGTCCCTGCGCGAGGCCGGCGCCCACGTCGTCCTGGCCACGGGGCGCTCCGTGGTCGCGACCGTGCCCGTCGCCCGGGACCTCGGCATCGAGGAGGGCTGGGCGGTGTGCTCGAACGGGGCCGTGCTCGTGCGCCTCGACCCGGAGCAGGCCGAGGGCTACGCCGTCGAGGAGATGACGACGTTCGACCCGGAGCCGGTGCTGCGGGTGCTGCAGCTGGAGCTGCCCGACGCGTACTTCGCGGTCGAGGACCTCGGCCGCGGCTTCCGGGTGAGCCGCCCGTTCCCGGACGGCGAGCTCGGCGGGGAGCAGCGGGTGTCGACGTTCGCGGAGCTGTGCGCGAGCCCGGCGACCCGCGTCGTCATCCGCGACCCGGGCAGCACGCCGGAGGAGTTCCACGCGCTGGTGGAGCGGGTCGGCCTGCACCAGGTGTCGTACGCGGTGGGCTGGAGCGCGTGGCTCGACCTGACCCCCGGCGGGGTCTCCAAGGGCAGCGCGCTCGAGGACCTGCGGCGGCGGCTCGGCGTGGAGCCGTTCGCGACGGTGGCGGTCGGCGACGGCGGCAACGACGTCGAGATGCTGCGCTGGGCGGCCCGCGGCGTGGCGATGGGGCACGCGCCGGAGCACGTCCGGGAGGCGGCCGACGAGGTCACCGGCACCATCGCGGACGACGGCGTCGTGGACGTGCTCCGCAGCATCGGCCGGGACACGGATCCGCGGTAGCGCTCCCACGACGGGAGGGCGCTCTCCGCGCGCTGACCTGCGGAAGCGCTCCCACGGTCGGCGGTCGCCCGGAAGGGTGGACCCGGGGCCCGCGCGCGGAGCACAATCCCCGCCATGGCGCACGGCATCGTCGACGTGGCCCGGGCGGCCGGGGTGTCCACCGCGACGGTGTCGCGCGCGCTGCGCGGCCTGCCGAACGTCACGGCGGCGACGCGCGAGCGGGTGCGCCGGGCGGCCGACGAGCTCGGGTACGTCCCCTCGCCGTCCGCGGCCTCGCTGGCCTCGGGCCGCACCCGGACGATCGGGCTGATCACCCCGTGGGTCGCGCACTGGTTCTTCGCGAACGTCATCGAGGGCGCGGAGCGGGCGCTGCGGGTCGAGGACTTCGACGCCCTGCTCTACACGTTCGAGGTGAACCGGGAGGTCCGCCGGATGCGCGTGGACCCCGACGTGCTGCGCCGGCGGGTGGACGGCGTGCTCGTGGTCGGGCTGCCCCTGGAGTCCGAGGAGGTCGAGGCGCTGGAGGCCCTGGAGTACCCGCTGGTCTTCGTGGGCGCCGGGGCCCCCGGCCGGGTCACCGTCGGCCTGGACGACGTCGCGACCGCCCGGACCGCCGTGGCGCACCTGGCCGACCTCGGGCACCGCGCGATCGCGCACCTGTCCGGGGAGCCGGACGACTGCCTGCCCTGGTCGCCGGCGGTCCGGCGCGCGCAGGGCTGGCGGGCGGAGATGACCGCGCGCGGGCTCGCGGTCGACGGCCTCGAGATCCACGGGCACTTCGACGTCGCGGGCGGGCGCGCCTCGATGCACGCGCTGCTCGACCGCCGCCCCGACGTGACGGCCGTGTTCGCCGCCTCGGACGAGATGGCGATGGGCGCGATCCTCGCGCTGCGCGACCGCGGGCTGCGCGTGCCGCACGACGTCTCGGTCGTGGGCGTCGACGGGCACGAGATGGGCGAGCACCTCGGGCTGACGACGATGGTGCAGAACGCGCACGACCAGGGGGTGACCGCGGCCTCCATGCTCCTGGAGATGATCACGGGCGCGCCGGTGCCCCCGGAGGTCGTCTTCCCGACCGTCCTGGTGGAGCGCGGGTCCACCGCGCGGCCGCATGTGACCAAATCGTGACAAGTCCGATATGCCAAACCGGTTGTGCGTCCGGCATGTAAACGCTTGCATAGGTCCCACGCGCCGGGGCGGTCCCGTCTCGGCAGGCACCACGACGAGGTGGAGGCAACGCATGACCAGGATTCGTCGGCGCCGTGCAGGCGCCGTCGTGGCCGGCGGGATCGGGTTCGCGCTCGCGCTGACCGCGTGTGGCGGGAGCGACTCCGGCGACGACAGCACGGAGGGCGGCGGCGGCGAGACCGCCGCGAGCAGCATCGACTGCGCTCCGTACGAGGAGTTCGGCGACCTGAGCGGCACCACGGTGTCCGTGTACACGTCGATCGTCGAGCCCGAGCAGGCCACGCAGGAGGCCTCCTACGACCCGTTCGAGGAGTGCACCGGCGTCACCGTCGAGTACGAGGGCTCGCGCGAGTTCGAGGCGCAGCTGCTCGTCCGCATCCAGGCGGGCAACGCCCCCGACATCGCGTACCTGCCGCAGCCCGGCCTGCTGAAGACGATCGTCGGGGACTACCCCGAGGCGATCGTCCCCGCGCCGGACGCCACCGCGGCCAACGTGGACGAGTTCTTCTCGGAGTCGTGGAAGGACTACGGCTCGGTCGACGGGACGTTCTACGCGGCTCCGCTCGGCGCGAACGTCAAGTCCTTCGTCTGGTACTCGCCGGCCATGTTCGAGGACGCCGGGTACGAGATCCCGGAGACCTGGGACGACATGATGGACCTGTCGCAGCAGATCGTGGACGACGGCGCCATGCCGTGGTGCGCGGGCGTCGAGTCCGGTGACGCCACCGGCTGGGCCGGCACCGACTTCGTGGAGGACGTCGTCCTGCGCACCGCCGGGCCCGACGTGTACGACCAGTGGTACACGCACGAGATCCCGTTCAACGACCCGCAGATCAACGAGGCGTTCGACACCGCCGGGGAGATCCTCAAGAACCCCGACTACGTGAACGCGGGCCTCGGCGGCGTGGACTCCATCGCCACCACCCCGTGGACGGACGCGGGCTTCCCGATCCTCGACGGCACCTGCTGGCTGCACCGCGCGGCCAACTTCTACGCCACGCAGTGGCCGGAGGGCACCACGGTCGCCGAGGACGGCGACGTGTACGCGTTCTACCTGCCGACCAACCAGACCGACATCAAGCCGGTCCTCGGCGGCGGCGAGTTCGTCGCGGCGTTCAACGACCGTCCCGAGGTCCAGGCGTTCCAGACGTACCTGTCCTCCGCGGACTGGGCGAACGCCAAGGCCCTCGCCACCCCGGCCGGCGGCTGGGTGAGCGCCAACAACGGCCTCGACCCGGAGAACCTCTCCACCGACTTCGACAAGCTGTCGGCCGAGATCCTCGCGGACCCGAACGCCGTCATCCGGTTCGACGCGTCCGACCTGATGCCGGGCGAGGTCGGTGCCGGCACCTTCTGGACGGGCATCGTCAACTGGCTCACGGGAGCCTCCACCGAGGAGGTCACGGACGCCATCGAGGCCTCCTGGCCCGCCTCGTCCTGACCACGAGAACGACTGGCTGACGGCCTGCTCGGCCGGTGGGGGTGAGCCCCCGCCGGCCGGGCAGGCCGCCGTGGCTCGGAGGGGCACATGGACTGGCTGACGCAAGCAACGACACCGGGCGAGAAGTTCGCCCTGATGTTCATCGCGATCGCGCTGTTCGTGGTCGTGATGGGGGCGATCCTCTTCCTGGTCGACCGACCGAAGCGGATCCCCCGCTGGGTGGTGGCCGCGGCGTTCGCCGGTCCCGCGCTGCTGCTGCTCGCCTACGGGTTGGTGCGGCCGGCGCTGATCACGATCCGCGACTCGTTCTACGACAAGCAGGGCGACGACTTCGTCGGCGTGGACAACTACTCCCGCGCGCTGACCGAGGGGCAGTTCCAGGGCGTCCTGGCGAACACGGCGATCTGGGTGATCCTCGTCCCGCTCGGCTCGACGCTCATCGGGCTCGTGTACGCGGTGCTCGTGGACCGCACGCGGTACGAGAAGCTGGCGAAGGCGCTGGTCTTCATCCCGATGGCGATCTCGATGGTCGGCGCCTCGATCATCTGGAAGTTCGTCTACGAGTTCAAGCCGAACCAGCCGGGCGTGAAGCAGACCGGCCTGCTCAACCAGGTGCTGGTCTGGATCGGGCTGGAACCGCAGCAGTTCCTCATCAACTCGCCCTGGAACACCATGTTCCTCATCGTCGTCATGGTCTGGATCCAGACCGGCTTCGCGATGACGGTGCTGTCCGCGGCGATCAAGGCGATCCCGGACGACATCGTCGAGGCCGCGCGCCTCGACGGCCTGCACGGGCTGAAGATGTTCCGCTTCATCACCGTGCCGTCGATCCGGCCCGCGCTCGTCGTGGTCCTGACGACCATCGCGATCGGCACCCTGAAGGTGTTCGACATCGTCCGCACCATGACCGGCGGGCAGTTCGGCACCCAGGTGATCGCGAACGAGTTCTACACGCAGGCGTTCCGGCAGAACAACAAGGGGCTCGCCGCAGCACTCGCCGTGATCCTGTTCATCCTCGTGATCCCGATCGTCATCTACAACGTGCGCCAGCTGCGCAGGTCGGAGGAGATCCGATGACCTCGACACCCCCGCCTCCCGTGGTGCCCGTCGGCCAGGCGATCGACGAGGCCGCGTCGGGCACCGGCTCCACCTCGGTCGGCGAGCGCCGGCTCACGCGCCTCGAGCGCCGGGCGATCGCCACCAAGGGCAAGCTGTCGTCCCCGTGGGCGTCGTTCCTGGCGATCCTCATCGCGGTCCTGTGGACGATCCCGTCGATCGGCCTGCTCGTCACCTCGTTCCGGCCCGAGCTCGACATCCGCCGCTCCGGCTGGTGGACCGTCTTCGGCGACCTGTTCAGCGGCGACGCGGAGTTCACGCTCGACAACTACCAGCAGGCGCTGTTCGGGTCCGGCGCGAACCTGTCGACGTACTTCGTCAACTCGTTCGTCATCGCGATCCCGGCGGTGGTCATCCCGATCACCCTCGCGCTGCTGGCGGCGTACGCGTTCGCGTGGATCGACTTCAAGGGTCGCGAGATCCTGTTCGTCGCCGTCTTCGCGCTGCAGATCGTCCCGCTGCAGGTGGCGCTCGTGCCGCTGCTGACGGACTACGTGCAGCTCGGGGTCAACGGGTCGTTCTGGACCGTGTGGTTGTCGCACGCGATCTTCGGCCTGCCGCTGGCGATCTTCCTGCTGCACAACTTCATGAAGGACATCCCGGCCTCCCTGGTGGAGGCGGCCCGCGTCGACGGCGCGGGGCACGTGAAGATCTTCTTCCGGGTGCTCCTGCCGCTCCTGGTCCCGGCGATCGCGGCGTTCGGCATCTTCCAGTTCCTCTGGGTCTGGAACGACCTGCTCGTCGGCCTGACGTTCGCGTCCCCGCAGTCCCGGCCCCTGACGGTCGCGGTCGCGGAGATGGCGGGCACCCGCGGCGGCGACTGGCACGTGCTGACCGCCGGCGCGTTCATCTCGATGGTCGTGCCGCTGATCGTGTTCATCTCCCTGCAGCGGTACTTCGTGCGCGGTCTCCTCGCGGGGTCCGTGAAGGGCTGAGCGTCGCGGCGCCCTCGGCGCGTCCGGCGCCCCGGTGCGGCAGGTCCGCGCCGGGGCGCCGTCGCGTCCGGGACCGGGCCCGGGCCTGCGCGGCCAGCAGGACCGTGGCCAGGGCCGCCACGGCCGCCGCCGGCAGGGGGAGCGCGTCGAGGCCGCGCGCGCCCACGACCGCGCTGCCCGCCGCCGCCCCGACCGCGATGCCGAGGTTGAACGTCACAGGGATCAGCGTCCCGGCCGTCGAGCGGAGCCGCGGGCCCGCGGCGCGCAGGATCGCGGTCTGCGCCAGCGGCGGGAACGCGCCCGTCGCCAGGCCCCAGACGGCGACGACCGCCAGGTCCGCGGCGAGCGCCCCGCGGGCCGTGCCGAGCACCGCCAGCACGACCGTGACCACGCCCGCGGTGACGACCAGGGCCGGGACCGTCCGGGCGTCGGGGAGCCGGCCGACCAGCGCCGTGCCGACCGCCGAGAGCACGCCGAACGCGAGCAGCAGGCCGCTCAGGCCGCCCGGCGTGCGCGCCGCGGTGCCGGCCAGGAGCGGGGCGACGAACGTGTAGACCGCGTAGTGGCCGACCAGCAGCAGGCCGCCGAGCGCGGCGGTCACGACGACCGGGCGCAGGGCGCCGGCCGGGACGGGGTCACCGGGGGCTTCGGCGGCCGGGGGCGCCGGGCGGACCACGACGAGCACGGCCGCCGCCGCGAGCACCGATGCCGCCGCCACGCCCGCGACGCCGGCGCGCCAGCCCCAGGCCTCCGCCGCCGCGGCCGCCGCCGGCACGCCCAGCACGGTGCCGAGGGTCGCGCCGCCCAGCACCACCGCCACGGCCGGGGCCAGCCGCTCCGCCGGCACCAGCGCGGCGCTGTGCGCGTTGACCGTCGCCCACAGCAGGCCGCACGCCGCCGCGCCCACCAGCCGGGAGCCGAGCGCGACGCCGAACGTCCCCGCCACGGCCGTGACCGCGCTCGCCGCGCCGAGCACCAGCACGGCGGCGGCGATCACGCGGCGCGAGTCGAACCGCCGGGTCAGGCGGACCAGCGGGAACGTGGCGAGCACCAGGGTGAGCGCCCACGCGGACACCAGCAGGCCGGTCCGGTCCTGCGGCACGCCGAGGTCCGCGCTCATCGCCGGCAGGACCGCCGTGGGCAGCATCTCGGCGGCGACCACCGTGAAGGTGACCGCGCCGAGGGTCAGCAGGCTCGGCCAGGGGAGTCGGTGGGTCGTCGGGTCCATGTCCCGGACCGTAGAGTTTGACATCAGTGTGAAGGTCAAGAGGGGAGCACGGACGTGCGGATCGGGGAGCTCGCCGAGCGCACCGGGGTGTCCACCCGGCTGCTGCGGTACTACGAGGAGCAGGGGCTGATCGCGCCGGAGCGGTCCGGCAACTCCTACCGCTCCTACGCCGAGGCCGACGTGCCGGTGGTGCGGCGGATCGCGCTGCTCATCCGGTCCGGCGTGCCCACCCGGCTGATCCGGGCGCTGCTGGACCTCGAGCGCGCGCAGGCGACCCGGTCCGCGGCCGCGGTCGCGGAGGCGTGCCCGCGCGGTGTGGCCGAGCTGTTCGCCGCGGAGCTGCACGACCTCGAGGCGCGGATCGCCTGCCTGACGCGGAGCCGGGACACGATCCGGGACTTCCTCGCGCTGACCGAGCACGCGGCGCTGGTGCACGAGGGGGGTGCGGGGGCCGGGCCCGCCGCGCGGGCTGGTGCGGGCGCCGCCGACGGCGGGGTGCCCGACCTCGGGGTGGGCGGGCAGATCGCCGTCGCCGGGCGGGTCGGGGCGCGGTGAGCGGGTCGACCACGTCCGCGTCGTCCGCCGCCGGGGCCCCGCCCGCCGTGCCGCCCGTGCCGCCCGTGCCGGCCGGGGGCGGCGTGCTCGGGCGGGTGCCCGCGCCCGCGCTGTTCCTCGTCTCCGGGCTCGCGCAGTACGGCGGCGCGGCGCTCGCGGTCGCGCTGTTCGCGGTGGTGCCGTCGCCGACCGTCGCGTGGCTGCGGATCGCGGTCGCCGCGCTCGTGCTGCTGGCCTGGCGGCGCCCGTGGCGGGCGCGGTGGACCCGCGCGGACCTGCTCGCGGCCGCCTTGTTCGGCGTGGTGCTCGCCGCGATGAACGTGTCCTTCTACGTGGCGATCGACGTGCTGCCCCTGGGCACCGCCGTCGCGATCGAGTTCCTCGGGCCGGTCGCGGTCGCCGCGGTCACCGGGCGCACCTGGCGCGAGCGGCTCGGCATCGTCGTGGCCGCCGTGGGGGTCGTGCTGCTGGCCGGGGTCGAGCTGAGCACCGGGGGCGAGGACAGCGTGCGCGGGCTGGTGGCGATCGGGATCGCCGCGGCGTGCTGGGCGGGGTACATCCTGCTGGGGCGGCGGGTGGCGCAGGGGTCGCGGCGAGGGGACGCCGGGGCGCCCCGGCCGGACGGGATCACCTCGCTCGCGGTCGGCATGGCGGCGGGCGGGCTGGTGTTCGCGCCGTTCCTCGCCGGGTCCGCCGGTCCCGTGCTGCACGACGCCGGGCTGGCGGCCGCGGTGCTCGGGATCGCGGTGCTGTCGTCCGTCGTGCCCTACGCGATCGAGCAGGTGGTGCTGCGGCGGGTCACGGCGGCGACGTTCGCGGTGCTGCTGGCGATGCTGCCCGCCACGGCGGCGGTCGTCGGCGCGGTCGCGCTGCGGCAGTGGCCGCACGGGTGGGAGGTCGCGGGGCTGGCATGCGTGTCGGTCGCGATCGTGCTCACGGCCACGCGGCGCGCGCCCGCGGGTCGGGAGCGAGCCGCCTAGCCTCCCGCGGACGACCCGCGGCCCCCGGATCCTGCACCGCCAGAGATCCATGGTGAAGGAAACGCTGATATCCTTCAGCAAGCGGACCCGATGGTGAAGGAAGGCGACAGATGGCCGCCGATGGGCCTCACGACCGACCCTGGCCGCCGACCGGCTCCGAGGAGCGCGACTGGAACCCGGGCGAGCGCGTGCTGGCGCATCTCAGCGTCTTCGACCGGCACCGGATCCAGCGCCCCTACGCGGCGGCGACCCTGGAGCCCGTCGCCGACGCGACGGTGTCCCTGCCCCGGCAGACGCTCGCGCTGATGGAGGAGGGCACGCACGCGATCGTGCGGTTCGACGAGCACATGGCGCACCTGCCCGTGCCGATGCCGGCGGTCCTGCTGCGCACCGAGTCGGCGACCTCGTCGCAGATCGAGCACCTGACGGCGAGCGCACGCAACCTCGCGCTGGCCTCGATCGGGGTCTCCGACAAGAGGAACGCGGTGCTGGTCGCCGCCAACGTGCGCGCCATGCAAGCAGCGCTGGACATCGACGGCCCGATCGACGAGCACCTGGTGCTCGCCGTGCACGAGGCACTGCTGGTGGACTCCGAGCCGGACATGGTCGGCCGGTTCCGCGACCAGCAGGTCTGGATCGGTGGCGGCAGCTTCTCACCCCACGGTGCGGCGTTCGTCGCTCCGCACCACGACCGTGTCCCCGCGGCGATGGCCGACCTGGTCGCCTTCTCCCGGCGCGGCGACCTCCCGGCCCTGGCACACGCCGCGATCTTCCATGCCCAGTTCGAGACGATCCACCCG contains:
- a CDS encoding Fic family protein, which gives rise to MAADGPHDRPWPPTGSEERDWNPGERVLAHLSVFDRHRIQRPYAAATLEPVADATVSLPRQTLALMEEGTHAIVRFDEHMAHLPVPMPAVLLRTESATSSQIEHLTASARNLALASIGVSDKRNAVLVAANVRAMQAALDIDGPIDEHLVLAVHEALLVDSEPDMVGRFRDQQVWIGGGSFSPHGAAFVAPHHDRVPAAMADLVAFSRRGDLPALAHAAIFHAQFETIHPFEDGNGRTGRVLLQSVLRERGLTQHTTVPVSAGLLTDTDGYFRALTAYREGDVAPIVEQVARAAMSATVNGRILAGEISAVREDWTSRIRARQGAAAWLLADRLFTQPVVNADWARDAVGLSDRTARNAIDTLVSAGVLAEFSAARRNRVWQAKDVLAAMDAFADRAGRRSTG